Proteins found in one Streptomyces sp. CB09001 genomic segment:
- a CDS encoding DUF6223 family protein — MLTPAAWTLAADAYDMSAGRLGASTAAVLALCGVAAGWLALARPTGRLGTGTGRLGAVTALTAGLFSLALGGLVAVTADGGLGTGNGLGGAYVALLVGLVAAVLGGRALARTRGQKYPSGVRG; from the coding sequence ATGCTCACACCCGCGGCCTGGACACTCGCCGCCGACGCCTACGACATGAGCGCCGGCCGGCTGGGGGCCTCGACGGCAGCGGTACTCGCCCTGTGCGGCGTGGCCGCCGGATGGCTGGCGCTGGCCCGCCCCACCGGCCGCCTCGGCACCGGCACCGGCCGGCTGGGAGCGGTGACGGCGCTGACCGCCGGGCTGTTCTCCCTGGCCCTCGGCGGCCTGGTGGCGGTCACCGCGGACGGGGGCCTCGGCACGGGCAACGGCCTCGGCGGCGCCTACGTGGCCCTGCTCGTGGGCCTCGTCGCCGCCGTCCTCGGAGGCCGCGCACTGGCCCGCACCCGGGGGCAGAAGTACCCCTCAGGGGTACGGGGCTGA
- a CDS encoding DUF4396 domain-containing protein: MDHSTHHSAPAGTGHGHGHTHRHGTTWATAMQATLHCLTGCAIGEILGMVIGTALMWGNVPTMVLAIALAFVFGYSLTLFAVVRAGVSMKAAIKVALAADTVSIAVMELVDNGIIALVPGAMDAHLSDGLFWYALLGGFAVAFVITTPVNKWMIGRGKGHAVVHAYH, from the coding sequence ATGGACCACAGCACGCACCACTCCGCCCCCGCAGGCACCGGGCACGGTCACGGTCACACCCACAGGCACGGCACCACCTGGGCCACTGCCATGCAGGCGACGCTGCACTGCCTCACCGGGTGTGCCATCGGCGAGATCCTCGGCATGGTCATCGGCACCGCGCTGATGTGGGGCAATGTGCCGACCATGGTGCTGGCCATCGCCCTGGCCTTCGTCTTCGGCTACTCCCTCACGCTCTTCGCGGTGGTGCGCGCCGGGGTGTCCATGAAGGCCGCGATCAAGGTGGCGCTGGCCGCCGACACCGTCTCCATCGCCGTGATGGAACTGGTCGACAACGGGATCATCGCCCTCGTACCGGGCGCGATGGACGCGCACCTGTCGGACGGGCTGTTCTGGTACGCCCTGCTCGGCGGCTTCGCCGTGGCGTTCGTGATCACCACGCCGGTCAACAAGTGGATGATCGGCCGCGGCAAGGGCCACGCCGTCGTCCACGCCTACCACTGA
- a CDS encoding four-helix bundle copper-binding protein codes for MPTTVNDLLRTYPADLGGVDREAMARCIEECLRCAQACTACADACLSEPTVADLTKCIRTDMDCADVCTTTAAVLSRHTGYDANVTRAVLQACATVCAACGDECARHADMHEHCRVCAEACRSCEQACEELLAGLG; via the coding sequence ATGCCCACCACCGTCAACGACCTGCTCCGTACCTACCCGGCCGACCTCGGCGGCGTGGACCGGGAGGCCATGGCCAGGTGCATCGAGGAGTGCCTCAGGTGCGCCCAGGCGTGCACCGCGTGCGCCGACGCCTGTCTGTCGGAGCCCACCGTCGCCGATCTGACCAAGTGCATCCGCACCGACATGGACTGCGCCGACGTCTGCACCACCACGGCCGCGGTCCTGTCCCGGCACACGGGCTACGACGCCAACGTCACCCGGGCCGTGCTCCAGGCCTGCGCGACCGTCTGCGCGGCGTGCGGCGACGAGTGCGCCCGGCACGCCGACATGCACGAGCACTGCCGGGTCTGCGCCGAGGCGTGCCGGAGCTGCGAGCAGGCGTGCGAGGAACTGCTCGCCGGCCTGGGCTGA